The genomic segment ACTAATGCTAATTCCTCAAACAATATAAGTTCTTCCGTTAGATATGTTACTTCTTATTGCAAGATGTAATGTATGTCTGTCCAGGTCCGCAGGATGCATTATAGATGTCTTTATCAAGTGAAATCTCAATAAATGTAAATAGATATGCGTTCTATTTCTAGCACAAAGAACTTAATTCTGACAAGACCTGTAAGTTTAGTAAAGAGTATATCAACATAAGGTTGGTGGTGCGAGGTACCAAGGGATAGCCTGTGTTCAATACTACCCTCTACGTCCAACCACGAGGTTGCGGGTTCAAGACACTAATGGGCCGTTCCGTCAAGGGAATAGGCGGGTTATCTCGGCTTAAATTTTGGGATTAAAGCTTAAATTTTGGGATTAAACTTatctcatgtttggttggaGGTACTAGTAAAAGCagtattatttttataacaaaaCCTTGGTATAACTTATCCCATAGAGAAATTGGGATAAGTTATCTAAGTTATAGTCTTGGTTTTAATCCTGAGATTATAATCCTGGACTATCCCGGTTTTGAACTAAACGACCCCCAAGGGACCAAGCCCCTTAGTTTTGGGGTGGGATTTATCATATCAAATAACTAATAAAGAAGAACACAAGCTAAATTATTCTATGTAAGATATGACAAACTCACTAACAATACAATGCCAATTCCACATGTATCACTTCTCTAGTCAATTAATTATCATTAACCCAAGCAAAACAGGTAAAAGTGCATACATGACAAACGATTAACATAAACAAAGCCTATCGCCTTTATTACAGAAAATGATCTGAATTCAGAAATGCTGAATATTTCAATGGAACCTTTACACAAATAGCCGGCTGGATTCACTATTTACTTTTCCTAGCCAGTATACATAAATTACACACATATTATCTATCCGCCAGCTATTTTCAGTTTCCGTGATTGGGTGGGCAGCTATTTAGATTAATTCTTCTATTTCAATTGCCACAAAGTACCTCAGATAAGAATTCAGaacacaaaaaacaaaaaaaatcagtaaAAAAAGATTTTACCATAGTAATCCTATAACTTGTGAAACTCAAATAAGCATCTATAACATCAGTTCTTTGATCTCAACAAACACATAAAACCCTAATATCAAAAGAGGCGatgcacacacacaaaaaaaaaaaaaaaaattaaaaaaaaaaatcaagggtTAATTAATCGTGTGgccaaagaaaattaattaaaaaaacacaCCATGGAAAGCAGATTTTGTTGAAAGTTGAAATCGcgaaaataaagtgaaaattcaGATTGTAACGTACCTTTGGTTCGTTTATTCTTCTTGCCAAGACAGGGTTTTTGTGAGGTTTATGTGGACAAATTCCTGTCTACGTTTTCCAACAATGGCTGCTTATTGGCATTGACTTTCTATGAAATGTCAAAGCAGCCCCTAAAGGATCCATTTAGACGAATTTACCCctacttctcttttttctttttatatctgtttttgtttttattttttggtttgatagatatattttcttttcattggcatAATACCTCTTGTTTTTTTAACATCTGAATTCTTTTTTGTTCTAATTACCTTGCTGAATTGCTAAATGGCAAAAACCATCGATACCTCTCTTTTAGGCACGTGAGAGTGAAGAAATATTGAATAATCAACTTTCAAATAGGGTATATTTTGACTGTTATTTGTCACATAGTCATATACGACTGTGTATTTCTTCTTAATATACCACACATATTTGGATATTCAATTAGTTATTGGATACAAGCTTGtacaaaagaaaaacattttagGATATTTATAAATCAATTTTAATTTCAGacatatgttttctttttaatccaTAATAATTTCAAACatcataatttctttttgggGTCTTCAAACATATGTTTTTcttaaatccatattaatcTCACAGTATATATGATGAAAAATTTAACATTTGAACTTGCTTGGAGCATCAACCACATACATGCTCTTTTCAACAATACGTGGGAGAGAATTCAAGGCTCTAATCACAAGTTTAAACTTATATCCAACTGGTGCAATATGAATGTCTGCGTCACTTACAAATGACCCTCTCATTCATTTGCGTGTAGCATATATAACTTCATTGTTGTAGAGTTACTAGCAGAAAATATGACATCTATTGAAACAAGAATGGACCAACCTATTATTTCAATTAGTGATATCTACAATGTTAATTGAATTGATATTCACAACCTCAAACAAAAGTAAAACTAATTTCTTTCTTCGCCCATTTGAGAAGTACCTATCAAAATTGTCCTAACCTTGCTGAATAATAGTAAGGAACAAATAGGTTGAAAAAATGGATTCTCTTCTTTTGGCAGCCAAAAAAGGAAGGGGAGAAAAGGGGGAggacaagaaaatcaaaaagttGCACTGCTTCCCTTATTTCCAGCCCCAGCTTTCCGATGTCGCCTTGAATTAGACTTCCTTTCACCTCTTCCACGCTTTGGAGGTCTCCTTACAGGAGATTTACTGGATGAACTATCACGAACCAAAGCAGGTGGAGGATGACTTCTTCTCACAACTTGCATGTGAGCCCTTTGCTCCAGTAAATCTCTATGGTATGCCTGCATAGATTTGGTATAGACACTCTTATGCTATGAGAAAGTATCGGATTGTAATGCGCAGCAAACTTTAAGGAAAATAACTAGCTAACCGTAAAAGTGGAAACGTACACGTAATATCCAACTTTTCCCAATTTAAGAATCAAAATACATTTTAGTGGTATCTTGGCTAATTATAGGTTTTGGGTGGAATAAGGGAGGTTTTCTTTTGGGGATACCTGTATCACAAAATTCCGCCTCTCACAATCCAAAAACATGTTGACGTTCCAGCTAACTTTTGCCATCAATTTGTCCCTAACAGTGGAAAAACTCAACTGGTCTCTTGAGGTAAAACGATCAACTTCATTGAACCACAGACAGGTGAAGAGATTTGTTATGGGAATATGCTCCTTTATAATAACACATCCTTCAGGAACATCTGCAGAAAATTTGCTAAGCTAAGTAAATTTTGTGAGCGAGTGGTtaaataaacacaaaatgaAACTATGGACCCACCACTAGTAATAGGAAGCTTAGCCTCCGAATATGCAGTTAAACCTTCTTTCTTGTAGAAGTCAATTTGGTGGTCAATGGATACATTATCATACTTCCCTGCAGCTTTATTAGCTTCAGCTTCTTCAAAGACGTCAAAACGTCTATAATGTCTTGAAATAGCAAAAGTAGCATTCTGGCGCCACAAGAATCTGACagaatagaaaagaagaaactcAGAAAGTTAAAGTAGAGGTGAGATATCGCAACTAGAAGGTATAGACCTACAAAAAGAATGAATCATTTGTTCAGGAGGTACACGCCTGCCGCCACtacaacaaataaaatatgGTCATGTCGAAAAGAAAATATACAGCAATAGGAAAAAAATATGAGAATAAACTATCAATCTGTTGCTTCTGTCAAGGTAATCATCAATAACTCATTGACCATTGTCCGAGGGGTGGCATCATAGGAAAGCCCTAGGGCTGCAGTATCCTACCTAATAAAGTCTTACTATAGCACCCATACAAAACACATTCAAGGTACAATCCACAAATAGAATATGGATACCGTTATGCATTATGGCCATTGACCATTCATCATTCTATACTTCCACTATTACAATCATTTGATCAATACCTAAAATGAGCAGATACAAGTATGTAAGTTATCTTTtcttaacaaaagtatgtatATTATCTTTCCTTGGAAAATCAACTCATTAATGATAATTACTACACAGCATTAACACTTTGGAGTTTGCACGGAGAAGCCAGGAAACTTAAAAAAATCAGCAACAACAATCTGGTTTTAGATGATGCAGTTCTTCATCGGCTCCAAGCCTCCAAACCCCAGTCATAACCCATGATATATCAGCTTCACCCCACAGCTATCGGCTTAGCACTGGTTCTATCATATGCGTGgaaaaatgatatgcataaaaTATGATAAGTAATAAAGGGAAGCTTAAACAAAAATGAATTAGATCTATTGCCAAATCAAAACCATGTACAGTAGCTAGCCATCATTAAAAACCATTTTCCCTTATCACCAATAATTAGCCATTGCTAGAACTTTATTGTAGAAtctcttcaagtataaggtatttcaACCGGGCATACAAGGACACAAGAGGCAGTAAAACCAAATGTACCTCTCGAGGATCTGGTAGGGATCAACAACGAGCTGAAGCTTTCCATCTATCCAAATTGAATAGCGGACATTAGGAAAGAGCCTATGCAGTAGGAGCTTAGGTACCTGCCACAGATACATCTCTTTCAAGCAAATCCATATTCATATGTTCTACTTTTAATCAGCACTTAACATACGAAAGAGATTCTGAAATTATACTCCACGAAagaaagatataacaaaataaattcacatTGATGTCAGATGAATGACAACAGAACCTCtacaaaaaaaagagaagagaagaagaagaagaagacatcGCATATATTCTATTACCTCTTGGAGTGTTGGTTTGTTCTCATCACCATTTGTGAAGAAAAATCTAGACTATTACATTGCCATAGGGATTTGGTCTAGTGGTTAGAGTGCAGCAAGTGATATGTGGTTTAGGCACATGTCAGGGGTTCAAACCCTGTCGTAGACAAAAAACTgggtatttaagtggagaaggatAGAGGGGTGGCCCATTACCCACCGAGTTTCGAAACCCTCAGGGATTTCTCGGTAATCAAAAAAGGAAAGTTTAGAATATTATGCCAACATGGCATGAATCAAAAGATAGGATCCCTCAATCTGCTAACACTAATTTCCAGTTAGACGTGTAAAAGACTAACTTAACAGTGATTACGGTGCTATATTACAATGTTCCACAATAGATacttatattactaaaaggcaAAAGCAACATATGACTACGAAAGTTCATTGCTTTtcgtttcttttctttttttttggttcctaCGACCAGCATGCTCAGAATTTAGTGTGTTTTCATACCCAGATGCCACATCAAGCACTTGCGTGACCTCAACCCCTTAGAAGAAAGCAGATCAGGGATCAGGTTTAATATTTGAGAGAAACTTTGATTGAGATGGGAGGATTTGGAAGAACACCAGGAAAACAAACCTTCCCATTGCGTCTCGCATCAGAATAAGGCACATTGCGAACAAGAATGATCCTCCATAAACCAACCCTATTTCTGCTGTCCAAGAGGCTAGAATTCTTCAAGGATGCTTCTGTTTCTTCATCAACAAACATATAAAAGGGAACATTTTCAAGTGCAATTTTACCCGAGTTCTTTGGCTGTTGAATTACATCATAATTTCCTGTAGAGCATTTGTGTAGATAGAGGTAAGGGATAAATAATCTCATTGCTGCCTGATACAAATGCCACAATACTAATTCTCCAACTTCTAGAGAAGCCACAAGAGATAAATATCAAGTCTTAAAGGCAAACTTATCTAATCCAATTCAAAAATATTACAGAAAAAAAATTCCGCTCCATTTAGTATTAGGCATTGTATCCGTTTCTAGGCGCATAGAtaagataagcaaataaaattCTATAATTGAACAGCCACTTAAAAACAAAACTAAACTCTTTTAGCGCTGGCAAAAAGACAAACATTACCAGATTCAAAAAAAGACAATACCAGCTAGTCATTTTAGTTAAGCTAATTTATTGTAACCAATACCAAAATGATCATCTTTTCTCTAATTCAGACTAATATTTTACACTATTGTTCaacttaataaataaaaatacaacTTTGCCCTATTATTCATATATTATCTTTTGCATAGCTCTGGAAAATTCAAATATCAAAAtcatactttttaaatttttttgctaATGACTGTATCATGCACAATCAGGatggggaggatgttatacacttatgaaaattttgcttaaCCAATCATGGATTTTGAAAGGATCAAAATAAGCAGTGCACGAAAGCAAACTTGTTTCTTAAGACGTAG from the Lycium ferocissimum isolate CSIRO_LF1 chromosome 11, AGI_CSIRO_Lferr_CH_V1, whole genome shotgun sequence genome contains:
- the LOC132037938 gene encoding probable hexosyltransferase MUCI70; this translates as MTGWSLGLRTGSDGSLQQLAQNGVLHSQNSFVLRKPSKTSLSGSREKERLLPSICRFLVRRQVGMLILVAFALLAFVAGFSMVNKDDASRSSELDFKDWFENSTYHLSALLPRKVMVCGENNAQLPPPHALAMTEAKDSTTFPDPCRNFAFSPPPPGDSRRIGPRPCPVCYVPVEQAIARMPRVPSASPGLQHLTYFHEQIPMKTEPHRGSAFGGYPSWVDRNASFDIKESMTVHCGFVKGCRPGDQTGFDIDAAVLKEMEQFHDVIVASAIFGNYDVIQQPKNSGKIALENVPFYMFVDEETEASLKNSSLLDSRNRVGLWRIILVRNVPYSDARRNGKVPKLLLHRLFPNVRYSIWIDGKLQLVVDPYQILERFLWRQNATFAISRHYRRFDVFEEAEANKAAGKYDNVSIDHQIDFYKKEGLTAYSEAKLPITSDVPEGCVIIKEHIPITNLFTCLWFNEVDRFTSRDQLSFSTVRDKLMAKVSWNVNMFLDCERRNFVIQAYHRDLLEQRAHMQVVRRSHPPPALVRDSSSSKSPVRRPPKRGRGERKSNSRRHRKAGAGNKGSSATF